The following proteins are encoded in a genomic region of Parachlamydiales bacterium:
- the yihA gene encoding ribosome biogenesis GTP-binding protein YihA/YsxC, producing MAKFNLQGVQFVASAPSVEKLPTVRDESGNVLPEVAVIGRSNVGKSSLLNMVFNTKSLVKTSSTPGKTRAINIFALKDTVAFADLPGYGYAAVSNEIQKEWAPMIKGYFERRKGLTVTLFLFDIRRDPNEEDRRLMQWLANQDKAVILVITKTDKVSKGQVQGRCKRILAGLGVENLHFIACSALKKEGRDNLLRMLSDALQNESQSNEQPQTS from the coding sequence ATGGCTAAATTCAATTTGCAAGGCGTTCAATTTGTCGCTTCAGCTCCCTCAGTGGAAAAACTTCCCACCGTCAGGGATGAGTCAGGCAACGTTCTTCCCGAAGTAGCTGTTATTGGCCGCTCCAACGTGGGTAAATCCAGCCTGCTCAATATGGTATTCAATACCAAAAGCCTAGTAAAAACCTCCTCCACTCCCGGAAAAACGCGTGCCATCAATATTTTTGCCCTCAAAGATACTGTCGCTTTTGCCGACCTCCCAGGTTATGGCTATGCAGCAGTCTCCAATGAGATCCAAAAAGAATGGGCTCCAATGATAAAGGGGTATTTTGAGAGAAGAAAAGGTCTTACCGTGACTTTGTTCCTCTTTGATATCCGCCGCGATCCTAATGAAGAAGACCGCAGACTAATGCAGTGGCTTGCCAACCAAGATAAGGCCGTCATCTTAGTCATTACCAAAACAGATAAAGTGTCCAAAGGACAAGTTCAAGGACGCTGCAAGCGTATTTTAGCTGGCTTAGGAGTAGAAAATTTACATTTTATCGCTTGCTCAGCCTTGAAAAAGGAAGGACGCGATAATCTCCTAAGAATGCTTTCAGACGCATTGCAAAATGAATCTCAATCTAATGAACAACCCCAAACTTCATGA
- the tsaE gene encoding tRNA (adenosine(37)-N6)-threonylcarbamoyltransferase complex ATPase subunit type 1 TsaE, producing MSSNGWNNIISESPEDTKEIARNWSQTLVKGSIVILEGDLGAGKTTFIKGLAQGLGNISADSVQSPTFTYMHIYEGGRLPLYHFDLYRLKGADEFLQHGFDEFIEGEGISCIEWPDRIAGLLQPPYWKIVITHVDPSTRRLEIKHYG from the coding sequence ATGTCGAGCAATGGCTGGAATAACATTATTAGCGAAAGCCCCGAAGATACAAAAGAAATAGCAAGAAATTGGTCTCAAACTTTAGTTAAAGGGTCCATTGTTATTCTTGAGGGAGATCTTGGAGCGGGGAAGACAACTTTTATTAAAGGCCTCGCTCAAGGTCTAGGCAATATTTCCGCCGATTCTGTCCAAAGCCCCACCTTCACTTATATGCATATATATGAAGGCGGTCGCTTGCCTCTTTATCATTTTGATCTATATCGATTGAAAGGTGCGGACGAATTTTTGCAACACGGTTTTGATGAATTCATTGAAGGGGAAGGCATTAGCTGCATCGAATGGCCGGATAGAATAGCCGGTTTGCTTCAGCCCCCCTACTGGAAAATAGTAATAACGCATGTGGATCCATCCACTCGTCGTTTGGAGATTAAACATTATGGCTAA
- a CDS encoding DUF2709 domain-containing protein, with translation MTKTVITDDVRNLLKDYLTTNRPAELVHTYLFYIENSYQLQPVLYAKEKKIYQSADDVVNELEKENKLWHEAEIKINFGSHSVDENTKKIYICPFTGKVFGDNTHPNPQDAIYDWVSKCPENTERVGGLRVKRFFVSEDPDVIRNYIPQHRPKDAIVKTVYSSVLSGKLFNSKEAVIRDFKKNYLKRLSIMEVQNQNRFEIDDRFVVFLQNYLQEDKIAAFVETLVGDTELAPYVEQWLE, from the coding sequence ATGACAAAAACTGTCATCACAGACGATGTAAGAAACCTATTGAAAGATTATCTCACAACTAATCGCCCCGCTGAGCTGGTTCATACATACCTGTTTTACATTGAAAATAGCTATCAACTCCAGCCCGTACTCTACGCTAAAGAAAAAAAAATTTACCAAAGTGCTGATGATGTTGTCAATGAACTGGAAAAAGAAAACAAGCTTTGGCACGAAGCAGAAATAAAAATCAACTTTGGTTCCCACAGCGTCGATGAAAACACCAAGAAAATTTATATCTGCCCCTTTACCGGCAAAGTTTTTGGTGACAATACCCATCCCAATCCTCAAGATGCTATCTATGATTGGGTATCAAAATGCCCCGAAAATACCGAACGCGTAGGCGGTTTACGTGTAAAACGCTTTTTCGTATCCGAAGATCCTGATGTGATCCGCAATTACATACCACAGCATAGGCCAAAAGACGCTATCGTCAAGACAGTATACTCATCTGTCCTAAGCGGAAAACTTTTCAACAGCAAAGAAGCTGTCATCAGAGATTTTAAGAAAAACTACCTCAAGCGCCTGTCTATCATGGAAGTGCAAAATCAAAACCGTTTCGAGATTGATGACCGTTTCGTTGTTTTCCTGCAAAACTACTTACAAGAAGATAAAATCGCCGCTTTTGTTGAAACATTAGTCGGTGACACGGAATTGGCGCCCTATGTCGAGCAATGGCTGGAATAA